GGCAGACATGTTCAAATGGGAGCGGCCATAACTCCTTCTTTCATTATACTCTCTAACCTTGTGCTTTTATACTTCTGACCTCTTTTCATGCCATTCTTAGCAGCTACCACGTTGTAGCACCCTAAACTATTTTTGGAAAAGCACCATCTTTGTGAGCGAGCTTACGGGAATAATGCCTGGGAAGGGCAGCgctggggaggtgggaaggatgAAGGCCCCTCCTGAGGAAGAATGAGGATGATAGCCTGAAGTGCCCTGTCCTTCCCGCTTCACCCCAGGACCGAGTGCCCTTTGTGGTAGCTGAGCGGGTGCCCTGGGAGAAGATGTGTGAAACTCTCAACCTCAAGTTCATGGCTGAAGTGGGGACCAATCGAGGGTTACTCCCAGAGCACTTCCTCTTCCTAGCCCAGAAGATCTTCAATGACAACAGCCTCAGCATGGAGGCCTTCCAGCACCGTTCTGTGTCCTGGTCACAGTTCAACAAGGTCATTCCCCTGCTTTTCGGGCCTCCCACCCCTTAGGTCTTCATCCTTGAGGCACTCAGGGCCTTCCCAAGCTTTGTCCAGAGACTGACCGCTGGGATCTTCACAATGCCCCATCATGGCGATCAGGGAGGCCTCTGTCACAGCCCAGGCAGGAAAACCCTTCAGAGAGTACATTCTCTGGCATCCCTCAGGTTTTGGACTGGGggccctctgtcctccctctttACCAGTGACTTGCATGACTCATCCAGATTGTGTGTAAACACAGCTCTGATTCAAAATGACTTTGACCCATTGGGAAAATAGTTCCTATTGCAAAAACCAAGATGAAATCCCACAGGGACCCACGCGGTAATACCAGCTACCATTCGCTGACACCTTACCGGGCACTCTGTTTAGCGCTTTGTGTGTTACCTGCTGACCCCTCCCAACATCCCTTTGAGGTAGCTACTatctttatccccattttactggtgAGGAACGTGAtgctcagaggggttaagtagTTTGCCCAACGCCTCACAGCAGGTGAGGCTGGGATAGAACCCCATATTTCTTGCTCTTAGCTACCATACTTCACAGCCCCCAAAACGAGGTGGCCCAGAGCTGGATCTGTTACAATAACGGGGGAAAAGATCTGGGTGTCTTGGTTGATGACCAGCTGGGTAAACGCAGTCATGTACTGCTCTCCtagcaaaagaggaagaaaagtctACGTGACCAAAGGATGTGTTAGCAAAGGGAGCAGGACACCCACATCTGGCAAGCTACCTTCTCTGCACTCCACTTCCACCAGGCCTAATGAAGGATGGGTGGAGCACAGTTGGTATGAGGGACCCTGGCCTGGACTTCCTGGGCTatatcccagctctgcctctcaccAGCTGTGTAgacctgggcaagttacttgacctttctgggctttcatttcttcatctgtaagatgggataATTTTAGGACCTACTTCCATCAACTTGCAAAGATCAGATAAGTTCATTTATGGAAAGGGCTTGGAATACTGCCTGGCACGTGGTAAATGTGAGGATTGGCCATTGTCATTGATGAGATCTCAGATCCAGTTTGGTCCTTCAGCCCTGTGACTCTGTTGTGTGGTGCCTGTCCTAACTAGGCCCTAGCTCTGGCCCTCCTGTGTTCACACTAGCTCTCCCTTACTCCCCAGGAGATCCTGCTGGGTCGTGGCTTCACCTTTTGGCAGTGGTTTGATGGTGTCCTGGACCTCACCAAGCGCTGTCTCCGGAGCTACTGGTCAGATCGGTGAGTCCCTGCCCCGGTGGCCTGAGCAGTTGTACCCCTAGCTCCTTCTCCACAGCCAGTGCCCCTACCCCCATCCTCTCCTTCATCCTGGCCAGGCTGATCATTGGCTTCATCAGCAAACAGTACGTCACTAGCCTTCTTCTCAACGAGCCTGATGGAACATTCCTCCTTCGCTTCAGCGACTCAGAGATTGGGGGCATCACCATTGCCCATGTCATCCGGGGCCAGGATGGTGAGGTCACCCCAGCCAGTCCTCTGTTTCTGTGCCTGTGCCCTCTGGGGTTTCTTCAGGGAAGGAAATGTCTTGGCCTTCCTCCTGCCAAGCCCGATCTTCAGGAAGTTCTTCCTTAGGTCCaacttctctcctcccttctgcaaTCTATCTTCTCATTGTGAGCTCTGTGGGAATGGAGACTGGTGGGTCTCCCTCGCCCAAGACTCCCACCCTCACTCCTCTCCCCTTCACCTTGGTAGATTGAGAGCGGGTCCTGTGGTGGGGCTGGATGGGGGGAAGAATGTCTGGACAGAGGGGACTCAGGGTCTCATTCCTCCTGTAGGCTCTCCACAGATAGAGAACATCCAGCCATTCTCTGCCAAAGACCTATCCATTCGTTCACTGGGAGACCGAATCCGGGACCTTGCTCAGCTCAAAAACCTCTACCCCAAGAAACCCAAGGATGAAGCTTTCCGGAGCCACTACAAGCGTGAGCTGGAGCTCGCAGTTTTGAACCCTTCCTTTGCCCATCTCTTCCATACTCCCagttgcccctctccccacacactgTATGTCATCCCTGACTTATCTCTCCATTTTCGAAGCCCCATTTCTCCTATTTGCCCATCAGAGATGCCCACCTTTTGCACATCCCTTCCTCCCCAATCCTGGGGCACTTCAtggctctcctttcctcccccacaaCAGCTGAACAGATGGGTAAGGACGGCAGGGGTTACGTCCCAGCTACCATTAAGATGACTGTGGAAAGGTGGGTGTGGTGCTGTGGACAGTGGGCGGGCCTGGTACTACCTGCTGGAAGAAGTGGTGGCATCAGCCCTTGGTCAGCCACGCagacctccttccctcctccagggACCAGCCACTTCCTACCCTGGAGCCCCAAATGCCTACCATGGTGCCCGCTTACGATCTTGGAATGGCCGCTGATTCCTCCATGAACATGCAGCTCAGCCCAGATATGGTGTAAGAAGCTTGAGAGACAGGAATGGGAGTGGTCTGTGCAGACAGGTGTTTAGCATGGGCAGCTGGGGCTGAAGTAGGGAATTCCCCTTTCCATGAGAGGGATTCCCCATCTTGAGGCAGAAGGTGGGGGTGTCCAGGAGAAGGGCTGGCCTCAGGGGGgtctgctttctttctccaggtcccaGGTGTACCCACCGCACTCTCACTCCATCCCCTCGTATCAAGCCCTCTCCCGGGAAGACACATTGACAGCCTTCCCAGAGTAAGTGGAAGGGACAAGGATACCCACCTGCAAGGGGGATGGGCATTTGCATTTGTTAGGAGAGGCTCCACTGTGAGAAAGGGGCAGCAAAAGGTTAGTGCTCTTTGTCTCTTCTGTCCACTCCATTGAGAGGTTAGTGCTTAAGATCCTGACTTAGCCATGTTCAAATGCCAGCTCCACCACTCACTGACTTCGGGCAAGTTGCTTCATTCGggtgcctcatctgtaaaatggggaatattgataataatactaataatacctTCCTCAGGGCATTATTGTGAAGGTTAATTGAGTTAGTAATACCTGTAAAGCTCATAGCAAGAGCTATGTTAAGAATTAATATTACCTCTCCTGCCCTTGAAATCCACTGTCATTTATCTGCTgcctggatttttatttattcatctgttttggcCTTGAAGTGGCCTAGACATTTTTCTTCCCCAAGTAACACTCTTATTATAATAACTGCAGGTGCTTATTAACTCTTAGACAAGGCACGacatctcccctcccaggaggtgagGTAGGGTGGGAACTGGGGGCTTAGAACCACCACAGTCCAGAGTAACATTAGAAATTAGctaattcaggggtgcctgggtggctcagtcggttaagcatccgcctcttggtttcagctcaggtcatgatctcagggtcatgatctcaggggtcctgggatcaagcctccccccaccccacccccgccattgTATTGTCATCCTCTgcacttagcggggagtctgcttctctcctcccctctctctgctcctccccctcccaaataaataaagagattagCTAATTcagcccttctctcctcccccagcccaatCCCCAACACGTACACATTTTACGGATGAGAAGACTGAACCCACAGCTTACCCGAGACTATGCAGTCAGGAAAGGAGCTGGAAATTGCTTCCTCACTCAGTGACCCTGACTTTGCAACACTGGGCCCTTGTCTGGCCTTCCTTTCTCTGACTGTGCCCTTCTTCCTGTTTCCAGATCTCACCTGCAGATGCCCCCCAACCTGAACCAGATCAACCTGCCCTTTGACCAACCTCACCCTCAGTGAGTGACAGCAGCCCTCCTCCCCATGCTCCCCATTCATTCCCAGCCTTATCCCACCCCCGTCTTACTAACTTTTCTGGTCTTGGCAGGGGCCTGCTCCCATGCCCATCTCAGGAGCATGCCGTGTCCACTCCTGAGCCCCTGCTCTGCTCAGATGTGACCATGGCAGAAGACAGCTGCATGAACCAGTCGGTGGGAGGGTTCCCTCAGGGCACCTGGTGAGTGGCAGCCTGGGGGTGTTggctgggtgggggctggaggagtGGGTGCCATACCTATCCtactgcttctccccttcctccttgcaGGGTCGGTGAAGACATGTTCCCACCCTTGCTGCCTCCTACTGAACAGGACCTCACCAAGCTTCTCCTGGAGGGGCAAGGGGAATCAGGGGGAGGGTCCTTGGGCACCCAGCCCCTCTTGCAGCCCTCCCACTATGGGCAGTCTGGGATCTCAATGTCCCACCTGGACCTAAGGGCCAACCCTAGTTGGTGATCCCAGCTGGAAGGCGAGCCCAGAAAGACCACTCTTCTACCCCCACGGACCTGCTCTGGACACCTGCCCATCTGCTGCCTAGCAGCAGATGGGGAGAGTGTCCTCCTATCCCCACCTACTCCCTGGTCAGGAGGGGAAGACTGCCAGGAAAATGCACAGTGGGTGGAGCCTATCCACTCCTCTCCTCCTACCACACACCCCTGTCCTCCCTCTTCCAATGCTGGAAGGGAAATTCAGGCTCCAAAGTGAGACACGCCCCAACACGCCTGCACACGcagcgcgcgcgcgcacacacacacagagctctcCCTAGAAGATGGGGCTGAGTAGGAAGGGGGCTGGGCAAGAGCACAGGTTAGGGCACGGAGGACTTCTCTGCCCACCTTGAGCCAGAGCCCAGGACACACATGCAGAAACAcgcagacacatgcacacacttgtACGAGAGGTTGGGGACTGAGGGTTGGGCTTGGGTTCCAGCCCTGGGGGGCATGGAGCAGCAGTTCAGGAGAGCCTGCGTGGGAGGAGGGGGGCGAATCTGTACACTTGGGTGACTGATGTGGGATATGcccagattaaaaaacaaatttcaaacagCCCCAAATTCCTGTCAGTCGGATGGAGGCTCTTGGTTACGTGTAGGAGATTGTGCGAAGTACAAGGGCTGCATTTCACGTACAGCTGTGTGAAAGCGTGCATACCTGAGATGTGCGAATATACAGATGTCACACACGTCAGCTGTTATGGCCACAAAAAACCATGTATCTGCTTGATCTTGCCTGTGCGACTACACAAGTTTGGAAGTGTGAAACACTGCACGGAAGACACCAGCGAATATGCTAGCTTCTCTGATGCATGCTAACCCAAATGTACTCAGCTTTAGTATGACCGTAGCCCCAGTGGGTCTGTGTGGCTGTGACATCTGTACGTGGCTCTAGCTTTGGTGGCTCAACCCCGCCAATTCTGCCCAGAGGCCAGGGGGGTGAGTCTGGGACCCAGGCCCAGGTGTGCGGTCCTCTGAGTGAATTAGGGGGCCCTacctgctgctgcttttctctttccccatccACTGCCAgcttccctccactcccccaaccccatgcccATGCCACCCTTTCTCCCTCTTGGGGGTCATCGATCCTaagccataaaataaattttattccaaaataacaaaataaataatctacTGTACACGATCTGAAAAGAAAGACGCTCTAACTGCTCAGACAGGTGCTGCGGCCCAGCCCCCAGCTGAGGGAGGCCCGGAGTCCAACCCAGGCCTCCTGAGGGGGCCAGTCGAGGGAACCCCACattcaccctcccccccacccccagaaagggcaggagggagaagttGCTGAGGACTTGGGGGAAGATGGGGATAGGTGGGCAAACTGCAGCACTTgttaaattaaagaaacaaactaGAAGCACAAAAatgggggagcagagggcaggagcaGGTCCAGTGTTCCCAGGCCCCCAGTTCTGGGGGGAAACATCGCCAGTTTTAGCTGTTGGACCTTACCAGGGAAGTCCCCTTTTCCCCCATGTCCAAACTGAATCCAACTGCTCATACCACTGGTTCAAGCTACAGAGAATGGGAGTGTGTTGTGTAAGGGACGGGAGAACCCCAAATACCCTGAAGACAGAGTCCTCGCCCCCTTGCTCTAGGCAAGGGCGAAGGGGCACCACGCACCCTCCTTGTGTCCTCTTGCCAGGCCCCTGCTCGTTATTGCTTGAAGCCCCATAGTTCTATGCCCATGGAgcaggtggggaggcaggagaagggcagcGGAAGGATCCAGGGTTGTGACTAGATGCCAGGGATGGAGAATGTCGGAGTCTGTGTGAGCCAGAAGTCCGAGTCCTGGGTCCGAGGACACCAGCGCAGCCCTCACTGCCGGCTGGCCTCGGCCTCTACTTTGACGCTGCTCCTGCGACCTTCCACCAGAGCGGGATGGGGTCCCGGGGCAGGGCATCGGTCCAGCAGCCCTTCCTCGAACTCTGTGGGGAGAAGGGGTAGGTTAGGAGGCCACGGGGTGGACAATGCAGGGAGGCGGCTGGACAGGAGGCAGGAGTAGAGAGGAGACTGCAAAGATGAGCTGGGTTTGAATTACTGCCTCCTGCCCACTGCACCTTTataggtgtgtgggggggttccATACCCAAGTATGTGCGCCCCCCTCCCATTTCTGCCTGTGTGTAGCGCTCTCTatgtgtctctctccttctctgtctctcccgcCTCCGTTCTGCTGGAATTTCTGGTTCTGTCAGGAGCTGTGGGGGTGGCTTGGCTCtgacctctccccctcccccccttcccaggCTCTGCCGCCCCCACTCATCCCTggccccctcccaggccccacctACCCTACCCTGCCCCTCCAGTTTCTTAGAAGCCAAATCAGGGGGAATACAGGAAGCCagcctcccagctcctcccccaaGAAGAGCCCCCCTtccagtccccacccccacttcccacccACGCACAGTTTAAAAATACCAAGCCAGGGTTGGTGGCTTTGTCTGCTGCATCACTCAGCCCAGCCGCTCTGGCCCCCTGGCGGACtactcccttcccccaaccacaCACAAAGCATCCCCCTTTGGGCTCCTCTACTCCCAAGCTAGGCAACCCCACCCTAACTTCTAGCCTACTCTACCCTTCTGCCTTGGTCGCAGCTCTGTCTCTGCTTCCCTTCTTGGTGGCCCTCCTTCCTGTTCCCCTAGTCTCCCACTCTCTGTCCCCTTGTTCACCCCAGCGCCCCCTTCACACATCTCCCTTAGGATCAGACCCTCCCCAGTGGGAACAGCGCTGCAGGAACTTCCTTTCCGCAACCCAAGGCCTGGATGGCAGAGCCCCAGCATCCTACTGCCTGCCAGCTCTGGTGACTACATCCCTCTTCCTCCCAGCTGGCCCCAGGACACCAGGATTgctgggtggggcctgggtggTAGGGGTGCTTGGGGACAGCACTACTGCTGCCTCACCTGCGAGAGGCGGCTTCGCAGGCACACAGGGGCTGAGGCGGCCCACGCGGTCGTGGGAGACGAGGCGGGCTAGCCGCAGCCCCTCATCCATCAGTGTCTGCTGCAGGATGTGGCGGCTCCACAGCCCGTGGGCTGGCAATGCCAGAGGCAGGTCAGCAGGGGGCGGCGTCAGCCTTGGGCATGACCCCACAGCTGTGGGCATGGGCACGGATCAGGTAAGGGACTACAGTCAACGGAACCCCCGCCCTCAACCGCAAAGCAGACCCATAGGCCCAGGCCCCTTTGCCCCCATCCAGCCAGGCCTCCCAACCCTGTTCCAGGCAGTTGcctcctggctccttcctcccaccGACTCCACCCCCACAGTGAGAAGAAAAGTATTTTGATGCACACTCACCCTGCAAATGTCCATCAAGGCTCTCCCCAGACAGGCTGGCGCTGTCTTCCTCCAGGCTGGGGCGGTATGGGGGTGCATAGGActcagggcctgggggaggctgCTGGAGTTCAGAATGACTTTGCTCTCCAACCTGTGGATGCCCCA
This Ursus arctos isolate Adak ecotype North America unplaced genomic scaffold, UrsArc2.0 scaffold_21, whole genome shotgun sequence DNA region includes the following protein-coding sequences:
- the STAT6 gene encoding signal transducer and activator of transcription 6 isoform X2, yielding MSLWGLVSKMPPEKLQRLYVDFPQHLRHLLSDWLENQPWEFLVGSDTFCCNMASALLSATVQRLQASAGKQGEGSAILQHISTLEFRHLPMPFHWKQEELKFNTALQRLQHRVGETRLLREALQPGAEAGQVSLHSLIDAPANGTGPSEALAKLLQETVGELEAAQALVLKRIQIWKRQQQLAGNGAPFEESLAPLQERCESLVDIYSQLQQEVGAAGGELEPKARAVLISRLDEVLRTLVTSSFLVEKQPPQVLKTQTKFQAGVRFLLGLRFLGAPAKPPLVRADMVTEKQARELSMPQGPGTGAESTGEIINNTVALENSIPANCCSALFKSLLLKKIKRCERKGTESVTEEKCAVLFSTSFTLGPNKLPIQLQALSLPLVVIVHGNQDNNAKATILWDNAFSEMDRVPFVVAERVPWEKMCETLNLKFMAEVGTNRGLLPEHFLFLAQKIFNDNSLSMEAFQHRSVSWSQFNKEILLGRGFTFWQWFDGVLDLTKRCLRSYWSDRLIIGFISKQYVTSLLLNEPDGTFLLRFSDSEIGGITIAHVIRGQDGSPQIENIQPFSAKDLSIRSLGDRIRDLAQLKNLYPKKPKDEAFRSHYKPEQMGKDGRGYVPATIKMTVERDQPLPTLEPQMPTMVPAYDLGMAADSSMNMQLSPDMVSQVYPPHSHSIPSYQALSREDTLTAFPESHLQMPPNLNQINLPFDQPHPQGLLPCPSQEHAVSTPEPLLCSDVTMAEDSCMNQSVGGFPQGTWVGEDMFPPLLPPTEQDLTKLLLEGQGESGGGSLGTQPLLQPSHYGQSGISMSHLDLRANPSW